CCTCAACCGAGTGCTTGGCAACGATGCTTCCAATATTTACGGGAATCTTAACGCCAACGGCCAGGTATTTTTGTGCAATCCTAACGGCGTGCTGTTCGCCAAAGGGGCGCAGGTCAATGTCGGCGGATTAGTGGCCTCGACGCTGAATCTGTCTGACAGCGATTTCCAAAACGCTGCGAACAGCCAGTATACCTTTACAGGTAATGGCAGCGGTACAGGCACGGTCGTGAACGAAGGCGCTATCACGGCAGCGGACGGCGGCTATGTGGCCTTACTTGGCACCAATGTGGCCAATAATGGTGTCATCGTGGCGCAAAAAGGCACGACAGCTTTAGGTGCCGGACAGGCCGTGACCTTGAACTTTAACGGCGACGGCCTGCTGAATCTTGCCGTCAGCCAAGCGGCGCTCAACGCCAGCGCGGCCAACCATAACCTCATCCAGGCCGACGGCGGACAAGTTATCATGACGGCCAGGGCGGCCAACGCCCTGGCCGGGAGTGTGGTCAACAACAGCGGCATTATTGAAGCCCGCGGTCTGGAAAACAGGAACGGCGTCATTACCCTTGACGGCGGCACCAGCGGCACTGTGCCAGGCACAGTGACCAATAGCGGCACCCTCGACGCCTCAGGAAAAGCGGGCGGCCAGACCGGCGGCACAGTCAAGGTGCTGGGCGATAAAGTCGGTTTAACCGGCACAAGCACGATTGACGTCTCCGGCGACAAGGGCGGCGGCACGGCGCTTGTCGGCGGCAATTTTCAGGGGAAAGGCCCTGAGCCAAACGCGAGGACGACAACCGTAGCCGCAGGAGCCAGCATCAACGCCGACGCCATTACCAGCGGCAACGGCGGTAAGGTTGCCGTGTGGTCCGATGATAAAACGGTTTTTAGCGGCACCATTTCCGCCAGGGGCGGCAGCCAGTCGGGCGACGGCGGTCAGGTCGAAACGTCCGGCCATCACACCCTGACCCTGAGCAAAGACGCGAAAGTAGTCACGACGGCGCCGCAGGGCCAAGTCGGCAACTGGCTTCTGGATCCTACGGATTATACCATCGGCACGGGGGCTACGGGTGCCAATTACTGGAATAATGTGGATTTGGGCAACTCGCTGAACAGTACCGGTATTACTGTTCAAACCGCGACAACGGGCAGTGACGCCGGCGACATCACGGTGACGGCTTCTGTATCCTGGTCATCAGCCAACAGTCTGACGCTTTCCGCCTATCATGACGTCGACGTTTACGGCGATATCCAAAATAGCGGCGGCGCCGCCGTCAAGCTGCGGGCCGACAACACCGGCACAGGCAGCGGTACCGTTAATTTCACCGACGGCAGCAGCACGGGCCACGTTTTCACCGACGGCGCGGTCAATATCTATTACAACCCGGCAAGCTACGGCGACAGTGCGACCCAGACCACCTGGGATGCTGCCGCGGGGCTGCTGACAGGCCCCTACGGCGCCTATGTGAACAAGGCCGACGGCATCACCGCGAACAACAAGCTTCGGTCTTATATGCTTGTCAACGACGTGAATCAATTGCAGAATATCGGCAATAGTAGTACCTCCACTTATAATACTACAGGTGTTTATGCCCTGGGGCGGGACATTGACGCCAGCGTCACCCGCACCTGGAACAACGGCCAGGGCTTTGCACCCATCACCGACGGTACGCAAAACAAAGGTTTTACGGGGATTTTCGACGGCGACGGGCATACCATCGCCAACCTGTACATCAATAGCACCTTTACCAGCCTATCTACACCGCTCACGGTGGGACTTTTCGCGAAAATCGGCCAAGGCGGTACGGTTCGCAATCTGAGTCTGACCAATGTTGATATCACAGGCACTAACAAGTATCAGACTGACGAGTACAAGCCTATGGGCAGTAGCGATATCATCGGTTATTCATGTTATGTGGGCGGCCTGGCCGGGATGGCTGATTCGGCCACCGTCGATAACGTCTCTGTGACAGGCAAGGTGACAGGCAACCAGGCCAGTGCCGTGGGCGGCCTGGCCGGTCTGGTTTTGGAGAGCCGGATTGGCAGCCACGACAGCGTCGTCAATTCCTCCAGCACGGCGGCAGTCACCGCCAACGGCGTTGGCAACCAAACTGCGGTCACCGTCGACGAAGGCAAAGGTATCCGTTACCAATCTATGGCCGGCGGCCAAATTGCGGCCGGCGGCCTGATCGGCGAGCTTGATTACAATAGTCTCCTCAATGGCGGGTTCGATAATGTGCTAAACAGCAACGACAGCAACTTTGTGAGGAACAGCTACAGCAGCGGGCCGGTCACAGTCAATTACGCCGGTTTGGACGGCATCCAGCATGCCACGTTCTTCGCCGGCGGTTTGGTGGGGGTGAACCGGGGCGGCAGCATTGACCAATCCTACAGCACAGGCACGGTAACGGTGCATAACAGCGATGCCAAGTCCACTGTATACGCCGGCGGCCTGGTGGGGGCGAGCGGGGACAACGCGTACACTGAGCGCGGCTCGTATGACACCGTCTGGCTTGATTCCACTTACACAGGGGAAAAAATCTCCAATTCCTACAGCACAGGCAAGGTGAGCTACAGCGGCGATCAGACCCGTGTGGGCGGCTTTGTCGGCAGCAACAGCGGCGCCAGCACCATCAGCCAAAGCTTCTGGGACACCGATCGGTCCGGCCAGACCCAAGGCGTCGGCACCAATACCGGGAAAACACTCCAGCTGACCGGCCTGACAAGCGCCCAGGCGGCGGACCATAAGAGCTACAGCGGCTGGGACTTTGCCAGCACCTGGTTCATGCTCGACGGCTATACCACCCCGTTCCTGCGCTCCGAATACAGCACAATCATCAGCAATGCCCATCAGCTGCAGCTCATGGCCCTGGACCCGATGGCTAAGTACACGCTGGCGGCCGATCTCGACCTGCGCGGCTATAACATGGCGCCGGGTGTCGGCTTTGTGCCGATCACCGGCTTCACCGGCAGCTTGGACGGCGGGGGACATACCGTCAGCTACCTGACCATCCATGATTACGACGGTGGCGACGCCGTCGGTCTGTTCGGTCATATTGCCGGCGGCGCGGTCCATGACCTCGCTCTGGCCAACGCCACGGTCAGCGGCACGGCGGCCAATCAGTCGGCCGGCATCCTGGCCGGCGTCAATGACGGCAGCATCTACAACACCTACACAGGCGGCACGGTCAGCGGCAGCGGTAGCGTCGGCGGTATTGCCGGCAGCAACACGGGCACGCTTACCGCCTCCTTCAGCTCAGCCAAGGTAGCAGGTCCCGCCGCTGCGGCAGGCGGCCTGGTCGGCACCAATAGCGGCACAGTCAGCGCGAGTTACCTTGATGCTGACAGCAGTGTCAACGGCAGCGCCGGCGGCCCCGTGGCAGGCAGCAATACCGGCACTCTTACCGCACCCGACTACAGCGACGGCAATTGGGTCAGTTACGGCGGCAACAAGTATCTGGCCTGGACGGTGGCGCCCGACGGCACCGTCGGCCTCTATACGCCGTCTGAGCTGCAGGCTATCCAAAACTATTTAAGCGGCAGCTACCGGCTGCGGGCCGACCTCGATCTCGCCGGACGCAACTGGACGGCCGTCGGCACCGGCGCCAATGCTTTTACAGGCAGCCTGGACGGCAGCGGCTACGTCATCAATAACCTGACAATCAGCAATTCGCCTTTGACCGCCATCGGCCTGTTCGGCTACACCCAGGGCGCCACGCTCAGCAACCTGACGTTGACCAACGTCAACATCGCCGGGGCAGCAGGCAACACTTATGTCGGCGGTCTGGTAGGCTATAGCGAGGGCGGCACCGTCAGCAACGCAGCGGTGGACGGCACGGTGACGGCAACAGGCGACAACGCCTGCGTCGGCGGTCTGACCGGCGTGAACAGCGGCAGCGGCATTGCCGCCGCCCGCAGCGCCGTGACGGTCACCGCCGCAGGCACGGGCAGCTATGCCGGCGGCATCGCCGGTCTTAACGCTGCAGGCGGCAGCCTCAGCTCCTCGTACAATACCGGCGCGGTTACGGTTACGGGGGCGGGCAGCAATGTCGGCGGTCTGACCGGTCAAAACGACGGCACCATCAACGCCTCCTACAATACCGGCACTGTGGCTAGTCGCGGCACGAACAGCGCCGGCAGCTACGCCGGCGGCGTGGCCGGTCGTAACACCGGCGCCATTTCCAACGATTACAACCTCGTGTACAACAGCGGTGCGGTCATAACGGAAGGCGACAACAGCGTTGCCGGCGGCATCGTTGGACAAAATACCGGCACAGGCAGCATAGGCACGGATGCATGGGATCTGGGGCTTTACAATACAGGCCGGGTGACTGCTCAGGGAACGGGCAGCAGCGTGGGCGGCATTGCCGGCGACAACGCCGCGAACGGCGCGATTTTCTCGGCCTATAATGAGGCCGTTGTCACCGCCGCGGGCGCGAGCAGCAATGTCGGCGGCATCGCCGGCGTCAACAGCGGCACTATCCAGAGCGCCTACTTCGGCGCCACCGACAGCGGCCTTGTGGCGCAGGTCGTCAGCAGCGGCGCGAGCAGCAGCGTCGGCGGCATCGCCGGAGTCAACAACGGCAGCATTGCCGATACCAACAGCTTTGCTTGCATAAGCAGCACCGGCGCGCACAGCAATGTGGGCGGTCTGGTCGGCATGAACAACGGCAGCCTCGCCACCTCTTACGCCTTGGGCGCCGTGCAGGGCAGCGCGGACAGCAATGTCGGCGGCCTCATCGGCAGCAACACTGCCGGCACCACGGTCGACAGTCTTATTTGGAATCCGGACTCTGCTTTTGCTATCACCGATCCCCGCTATTCCTACAAAGTGGGGGTTGGGAGCGGCCCGGACACCGGCACGAAGGCGCTGAGCTACGCTGAGATGCTGGATCCGTCCAACTCCAACTGGTCGGCCTTCAGCAACTGGAACACAAAAGCAGGCTATTTTCCCGTCCTCTCCTGGCAGCCTTCCATGATGTACGGACGGGTAGAGGACGGCGGCTCCGGCGTAACGGTGAACAGATATACTAACGACCGTATCTCAGGCAGCATCGCCCGCTACCAGACTCAGACCTTCGGCGCCGATGGCCTGTACTTTATGAGTTCGGCGGGAACGGCTCCGCACAACGGCACCGACATCGCAATGTGTCCTTTTCAAGTTATGCTGCTTACGGTAGAGGGTCAGCCTTACAAGGCCAACTCCGTCTTTCCGGAAATGTCTGATGGAACGTTTTATGACCTGAAGAAAGATACCCTGCTGCTCAGTGTTCCCTTTTGGGATCCGAAAATGTCCGATGCAGCCATGACATTTGGTTTTGACTTCAAAAGACTGTTTGCCGACCCAGTCTCAAGCGGAGCAGTGGTGGCGGCACTTGCTGACAACTACTCCGACCTGCTGTTTACTGTGAAGCTTTACCCCGTCTTTTCAGGCCAGTGGAATGTCCCCGGTGGGTTCTTTCGGAATTTTTATCGGTACGATCTGGATGTAACAGGTAATTTCGCCGCCAAAAACATCCATTTGTCCAATGATTCTGGTGATGACGGACATGGCCTGTCCTGTACAGTCGGCGGCAGCATTACCACCCATCGGACGGATTATGCCCGCGGCGACATCAGTGTGGATAACAGCCAACTGCCGACGAGCATTGAGTCCTACGCCGGCAATAGTATAAATTACCGGACGGATAAGTTGTTGAGTCCAATCGGGGATGAAACGAAGTATAGCGCCGACGGCGACATCACCATCAACACGTCCGAAAATTTTGCTATCGGTGTCGGCAGCGGCCAGCCGATAATCATAGCCGGCGGTGACATCACCATCAACAGCGGCGGCTACTTTGTCAACTGGGATGGCCCAAACGCCATCAAGGCCGGCGGCCGCTACCTGATCTACGCCAAGGATATGCTGCTTCCCAACTGGCTATCACCGTCAGGTACCTCTGCAAAATACTATGCTACATCCAGCTATCTATCTCAGTTGTTCTATAACACCAAATACCTTGACAGTAACTATCAGGGCAACCTGAAGCTTGAATATCTAAATGACAAACTGGTCGCCGATACGCGCGGCGGTCTGCCCGGCTTTGTGCTGTGGGGCACGGCGTATGATCCCAATCCGACCTATTCCGGCAGCGGCTTTATCTACACGGCGGACGATCCGACGACGGATGCCGGTATCGCCGCGCGGCTCTGGATGACGCCCGATTACTTTGCGACGCAGCAGCGGCGGCAATGGGCCAACGGCGCGGCTCAGGCCGGCGGAAACAACCCCGGTCTGAGCGCGGCGTCTTCCCCGGCCGCCGGAGCGGTTTCTAACGATGCTCTGTCATTGACTGTCGTCGACGGCGGGGTGGCGCTGCCGCCGGCCGCCGGAAGGTCCGGAAAATAAGCCCGGTCACTTCTCACCGCACCATAGGGCGCTGAAGTGGCCCTATGGCGCGGGAAGGAAGTGTGCAACACTGCACCTATCTTGTACAAGACCAAAAGGAGGAAGCCATGAAACAAGCACGCAGAAAAAAATTGGCGGCAGTTATCGGCTGCATGCTGCTGTATGCCAGCTGGGCGCCAGCGGTAGTTGCCGCCGACGCGGCCGATGACGAGGTCGTCGAGGAAGTGGACGTCACCGACACCCGGCTCAAGGAGCGCCTGGCCATCAAAAAGACGGAGATCACCAGCGCGGACATCAAGGCCCAGGGGGCGGAAACTGCCACCCAGGTGCTTGAGAAACAGGCCGGCATTGTTGTCAGCGGCAATAACATACAGGGCAAAGCCACGGTCAGCATCCACGGCAGCGATGCCACCAATACCAAAGTCTTTGTCGACGGTGTGCCCCTGAGCTCGATGGACGGCATCGTCGATCTAAACAGCATCGCGGCGGACAGCATCGAAAAAATCGAGGTCTATAAAGGCGCGGCGCCTGTCCAGTACGGCAGCGACGCCGGCGGCGGCGTTATTTACATCACAACCAAAAAAGGCGGTAAACAAAGCGCAGATTTTTCCACCTCCGTCGGCAGTTGGAATACGCTGCGCCAGAGCGCTTCCCTGAGCGGCGGCAATCAAAAAGTCAATTACTATTTTGATGTTAAACATGAGACAAGCGACGGGTATACCGCCAATACTGCGAAAAGAGACAATTACTACGACGGTAAGCTGGATTTTGCCCTTAACGCCACATCTTCGCTTACCCTGTCAGGCAGCTACGCGAGAAAATACGAAGAGCTGCCTGACCGTTATGATCAAAACGGCGTGATTATCACCAATCCCGGCAGCGGCGGCCAGATTGGCAATGCACAAAACACCAGCAGTTTCTGGTACAATACAGCCAGGCTGCGTCTCGACCCGGCCAGCGAATGGCACAGCGGTCTGGCCTATAACCAGAAGCTGAGCGACAACAGCGATCTCAAACTGACTGTGTATAAATCCGGTGAAAATACATCCCTGGTCGCGACAAGATCGCCAACTTATACCAAAATATGGTATGGCGGCCAGAATTCGACTGCCAGTGCAAGCGGCTATCAACTGGAGCATACCATTAAAACCAGTTCGGTCAACACCGTTCTCTGGGGTTCTAATTGGGAAACACGGCGCTTTGACCAAGACACCAACTGGGGTAGTTATGATGTAAGTAATGGGTTTTTTGCCCCTGGGCCTAATTATGTTGTTCCAGTGCAGTACCATTACGACAGTCACAGCTACTTCTTCCAGGATACGCTGAAGCTGGGTAAACTGGTCGCCGCCGCAGGCTACCGGCAGAACTTCATCAAGGATCATCTGAACGTAAATCCCAATGCCGCAGCGCAGGATAAGCGCCCCACGGCACCTGGGTACGATCCGGACGATTCCTCCTCTTCCCATATCTTTAGGGATCCGATGGCCGGTTTCAGCTATGCCGTCAATGACCGGACCTCGCTGCACGCCTCCATCGGCAAAAGCTTCCGTTATCCCCTGCCGGTGGAAATCGCCAGCTTCTCGACGATCGGATCAGTAAAGAAGCGGGTCGGGCCGGAGCAAGCCCTGAACCGCGAGCTTGGCGTAACTTATACCGCCCCGGACGGACTGAGTCTGGATGTCACCGGCTTTTACAAGACAGTAACAGACAAGATTCGGAGCAGGCCCGTTGACGGCGCCACCGTGTATGACAATGCGGGTCAAACGGTGACGATGAAAGGCTTTGAAACCGAAGTAAGCAAAACACTCAACGACAGGCTGAAAGCCGTTGCCCAATACACCTATACCTTGGCCCAGGATCCCGAAGAGGGGCATCAGTTCAACGATCAACCCAAAAACAAGGGATCTTTAGGCCTGAACTACACCGGCGGCCGGGGCCTCAAGGCTTATCTGTCGCTCAACTATGTGGGCAGCCGGTTCAGCGATTTTTCCAACGGCTCCGCTGGTGCGTCCACCGATCCCAGTTCGCCGCCGCAATTTCAGTCCGTCACCCTGGCGCCTTATACTTCCGTCGACCTCATGATGACTAAAGAGTTGAAAAACCGCGAGTACTACGTCAAGTTCAACAACATGCTTGACAAGCAGTACTATTCCTCGGCCTATCTAATAGCCCCCGGCCGCTATGTGGAATACGGCGTGAAGATTAAATTCCAGTAATAAACAGCTGTCTAAATACCACCCGTCCTTCACAACAAACGAAGGGCGGGTATTTTGTGCGGAACTTATGCTCAAGCCCTGCGGTTGTTGTTGCAACCGTTTTGCCGTACGGCGGATATTGTGCATTTTTTCGCTTCCTTAAAGCAATAAAGGCCGGCATAGGCCGACCCTTATTGTGTGCTGCTTCTTCGATGCAGAGACTAATTGCTGCTTAGTGCCAGTTAGCGGTGAGCGCGTTGAGTGCGCTGCGTGTGATTAGCAGCGGAGACGCTTGTTGCATTGGGTATTTCTCCATCAGCGCTCACAAGGGCCTGTCCATGGGGGCCAAGAACCCAATTGAGGAAATCTCGCACATTTCCAGCAGGTGCGCCTTTGGTGATCATGTTGAAATTCCGCCCTGGGTAGGTTTTGTTATGGACGGTAGCTACGGAGGCTGTCACGCCGTTCAGCGAGCACCCCATGACTGAGGTGTTGTCAACATAGCCCAGGGAAATGAAGCCAATGGCGTTAGGCGTGTTGGCGACTGCGGTTTTCAGAGCCGGAGAGCCGTCATTCACTGTGACGATGCTCGATTTTATCGGGGTTGAACCCATGATCTGTTTAGTAAAGCAATCAAGGGTACCGGAACCAGCCTCGCGGGTTTCGACGACAATTTTGGTGTGAGGCAAGCCGGCCTGTACATCCGACCAGTAGACGTCCTTGCCGCTATAAATAGCCTGAATCTGCGCGGTAGTGAGATTTTTTACTTTGATACGGGGGTTCACGATCATCACAACTGCGTCCTGGCAGATTGCGGTAGACACCAGCCCGGCGGGGTCTGTCGAGTTTAGGTCGCGGGAAGCATTGCCAATGTCCAATGTGCCGTCGGCCACGCCGTTGATGCCATAGTCGGAATTTTTGTAAGTAACTCTGAATTGTACACCTTTCTCGGTACGAAACTGATCCGTCAGTTTCAGGGCCAAGGGATAGACGTCACT
This portion of the Pelorhabdus rhamnosifermentans genome encodes:
- a CDS encoding phosphate ABC transporter substrate-binding protein, whose amino-acid sequence is MWKKVLIGALATMMMGATAMASDHIQMGGSSDVYPLALKLTDQFRTEKGVQFRVTYKNSDYGINGVADGTLDIGNASRDLNSTDPAGLVSTAICQDAVVMIVNPRIKVKNLTTAQIQAIYSGKDVYWSDVQAGLPHTKIVVETREAGSGTLDCFTKQIMGSTPIKSSIVTVNDGSPALKTAVANTPNAIGFISLGYVDNTSVMGCSLNGVTASVATVHNKTYPGRNFNMITKGAPAGNVRDFLNWVLGPHGQALVSADGEIPNATSVSAANHTQRTQRAHR
- a CDS encoding TonB-dependent receptor — its product is MKQARRKKLAAVIGCMLLYASWAPAVVAADAADDEVVEEVDVTDTRLKERLAIKKTEITSADIKAQGAETATQVLEKQAGIVVSGNNIQGKATVSIHGSDATNTKVFVDGVPLSSMDGIVDLNSIAADSIEKIEVYKGAAPVQYGSDAGGGVIYITTKKGGKQSADFSTSVGSWNTLRQSASLSGGNQKVNYYFDVKHETSDGYTANTAKRDNYYDGKLDFALNATSSLTLSGSYARKYEELPDRYDQNGVIITNPGSGGQIGNAQNTSSFWYNTARLRLDPASEWHSGLAYNQKLSDNSDLKLTVYKSGENTSLVATRSPTYTKIWYGGQNSTASASGYQLEHTIKTSSVNTVLWGSNWETRRFDQDTNWGSYDVSNGFFAPGPNYVVPVQYHYDSHSYFFQDTLKLGKLVAAAGYRQNFIKDHLNVNPNAAAQDKRPTAPGYDPDDSSSSHIFRDPMAGFSYAVNDRTSLHASIGKSFRYPLPVEIASFSTIGSVKKRVGPEQALNRELGVTYTAPDGLSLDVTGFYKTVTDKIRSRPVDGATVYDNAGQTVTMKGFETEVSKTLNDRLKAVAQYTYTLAQDPEEGHQFNDQPKNKGSLGLNYTGGRGLKAYLSLNYVGSRFSDFSNGSAGASTDPSSPPQFQSVTLAPYTSVDLMMTKELKNREYYVKFNNMLDKQYYSSAYLIAPGRYVEYGVKIKFQ
- a CDS encoding two-partner secretion domain-containing protein — translated: MQRKWRRDWDRMKETHSGYAKGTSATIAKYILPPLMAAGLVFGSLGLSQAAGLPDGGKITSGSGTMNQSGNTLDIHQTSGRLGIDWQSFSIDKGNTVNFYQPGRDSIALNRVLGNDASNIYGNLNANGQVFLCNPNGVLFAKGAQVNVGGLVASTLNLSDSDFQNAANSQYTFTGNGSGTGTVVNEGAITAADGGYVALLGTNVANNGVIVAQKGTTALGAGQAVTLNFNGDGLLNLAVSQAALNASAANHNLIQADGGQVIMTARAANALAGSVVNNSGIIEARGLENRNGVITLDGGTSGTVPGTVTNSGTLDASGKAGGQTGGTVKVLGDKVGLTGTSTIDVSGDKGGGTALVGGNFQGKGPEPNARTTTVAAGASINADAITSGNGGKVAVWSDDKTVFSGTISARGGSQSGDGGQVETSGHHTLTLSKDAKVVTTAPQGQVGNWLLDPTDYTIGTGATGANYWNNVDLGNSLNSTGITVQTATTGSDAGDITVTASVSWSSANSLTLSAYHDVDVYGDIQNSGGAAVKLRADNTGTGSGTVNFTDGSSTGHVFTDGAVNIYYNPASYGDSATQTTWDAAAGLLTGPYGAYVNKADGITANNKLRSYMLVNDVNQLQNIGNSSTSTYNTTGVYALGRDIDASVTRTWNNGQGFAPITDGTQNKGFTGIFDGDGHTIANLYINSTFTSLSTPLTVGLFAKIGQGGTVRNLSLTNVDITGTNKYQTDEYKPMGSSDIIGYSCYVGGLAGMADSATVDNVSVTGKVTGNQASAVGGLAGLVLESRIGSHDSVVNSSSTAAVTANGVGNQTAVTVDEGKGIRYQSMAGGQIAAGGLIGELDYNSLLNGGFDNVLNSNDSNFVRNSYSSGPVTVNYAGLDGIQHATFFAGGLVGVNRGGSIDQSYSTGTVTVHNSDAKSTVYAGGLVGASGDNAYTERGSYDTVWLDSTYTGEKISNSYSTGKVSYSGDQTRVGGFVGSNSGASTISQSFWDTDRSGQTQGVGTNTGKTLQLTGLTSAQAADHKSYSGWDFASTWFMLDGYTTPFLRSEYSTIISNAHQLQLMALDPMAKYTLAADLDLRGYNMAPGVGFVPITGFTGSLDGGGHTVSYLTIHDYDGGDAVGLFGHIAGGAVHDLALANATVSGTAANQSAGILAGVNDGSIYNTYTGGTVSGSGSVGGIAGSNTGTLTASFSSAKVAGPAAAAGGLVGTNSGTVSASYLDADSSVNGSAGGPVAGSNTGTLTAPDYSDGNWVSYGGNKYLAWTVAPDGTVGLYTPSELQAIQNYLSGSYRLRADLDLAGRNWTAVGTGANAFTGSLDGSGYVINNLTISNSPLTAIGLFGYTQGATLSNLTLTNVNIAGAAGNTYVGGLVGYSEGGTVSNAAVDGTVTATGDNACVGGLTGVNSGSGIAAARSAVTVTAAGTGSYAGGIAGLNAAGGSLSSSYNTGAVTVTGAGSNVGGLTGQNDGTINASYNTGTVASRGTNSAGSYAGGVAGRNTGAISNDYNLVYNSGAVITEGDNSVAGGIVGQNTGTGSIGTDAWDLGLYNTGRVTAQGTGSSVGGIAGDNAANGAIFSAYNEAVVTAAGASSNVGGIAGVNSGTIQSAYFGATDSGLVAQVVSSGASSSVGGIAGVNNGSIADTNSFACISSTGAHSNVGGLVGMNNGSLATSYALGAVQGSADSNVGGLIGSNTAGTTVDSLIWNPDSAFAITDPRYSYKVGVGSGPDTGTKALSYAEMLDPSNSNWSAFSNWNTKAGYFPVLSWQPSMMYGRVEDGGSGVTVNRYTNDRISGSIARYQTQTFGADGLYFMSSAGTAPHNGTDIAMCPFQVMLLTVEGQPYKANSVFPEMSDGTFYDLKKDTLLLSVPFWDPKMSDAAMTFGFDFKRLFADPVSSGAVVAALADNYSDLLFTVKLYPVFSGQWNVPGGFFRNFYRYDLDVTGNFAAKNIHLSNDSGDDGHGLSCTVGGSITTHRTDYARGDISVDNSQLPTSIESYAGNSINYRTDKLLSPIGDETKYSADGDITINTSENFAIGVGSGQPIIIAGGDITINSGGYFVNWDGPNAIKAGGRYLIYAKDMLLPNWLSPSGTSAKYYATSSYLSQLFYNTKYLDSNYQGNLKLEYLNDKLVADTRGGLPGFVLWGTAYDPNPTYSGSGFIYTADDPTTDAGIAARLWMTPDYFATQQRRQWANGAAQAGGNNPGLSAASSPAAGAVSNDALSLTVVDGGVALPPAAGRSGK